The sequence CCGCAACGAGAACCGGCCGGTCTGAGCGCGGACTTCAGTTGTTGGCCGATGCATCGTCTTCGACAAGATGCACACCAACGACGCAGATATCATCATCCAGAACTGCCAACGCGATCGGCGTGAGGGCTCCGCCTTGACATGGACCTTCGACGCACCGGCCGGTGCCGAGTTCGAAGGTCGAACCATGCTTGCCGCACATCAGCCGGATGCCGTATGGATCGAGGAATTCGTTCCGCTCCCAGTCCAAATTGACGCCGCTGTGCGGGCATTTGTTAGCGTAGCCAAGCACCTTTTTGCCCCAGCGCACAACAATGATGGACCACGGCTGGTGATTGCCGTCATCATCGACGATCATAAGGTGGAATCCCATGGCCTGGCGGCTCGGAATGTCCTTAAAGTTGCAGATCGCGTAGATGGGATTTGGCTTCATTTATCACCCATTCATTGCAAGACGCTTTTCATTGTCGCTGTGCAATCAACCTGCAAGAATCGTACAAGTGCCGGGCTGATAGTGTCTGTGGCAATCCAACGCGCGAGCCCCCATTGCTGACTCACCCAATTACCCGACGCATAATTCAGAAGCAGTTCGACAATTTGGGACTTGCGGCCGTTTCCATGAAGGTCGTTGCAGCTGCAGCTTTCGGGTCCAAGCCCTCTGCACCATTGGCCGGATAGCTGCCTGCGGTGGCCGGTCGTTGCTGCTCGTTGATGGCCACTCCGCAGGGAGCCCCCGTTACGCCCCCTCAGATCGCATCCCACCGTAACTTCGTAAGCGCCTTCAGAGAAAGGTTGAACGGACGTTTGAGCCGGCGGGGGGACGCAGCGAGCGTGCGCCCCCTTTGGAGCAAGACCGTTGAGCCGGGATAGAACGGTCAAATGTCCGTCATTTCAGGCCCGTTGCTGCTATTGCAGCGAATTTACTCCATGTGCATCTCCGTAAGAGCGCGCTCCAAGTAAAATGAAGGGTCATCGTCCGACGAGTCCGTTTGGTAGCTTCTCTGAGGACCGACATTACTGCCGCCATCTTCGGAAAGATACTTCGTAGGCTTGCCTACGCGCTGCCACTCGTCGTTCTCGTTCTTCGCCCATACATCGGGGCGCTGGTGAGGATCAAGCACCCAGTGGTTACGACCCACGTGAACAAAACCCATGTCCGCTAGACGAGGTTCCATGCCCGCTAGGGCCGGCCGCGACAAGATCAGCGGATGGTCCCCGTCCTCTCGCAGTTGATGTTCTAGCAAGATATCGCCAGCGTTCTCGACAAGCGGATGAGTCACCCTAAGATCTACGACGGATGTGATATCGTTGCGCCCAAACTGCTGCTGAAACTGGTCTCCTTTAATCAGAGCCGGGCCTCCTGCTCTTAGAAGCCCGACAATTTCGTGGCCCAACTGGTAGCTGTAAAATCGTGCTGGCTTATTTGGATCGTCGTAGGTGTTGGCGTAACTTCCAGCAACCGTCGCTGTGCGCTCAGCCTTCTGGGAGACGAAGTCTGAGTACTCTTCTGGGTTCGCGGCGATGTACCTGATATCATTTCGCAAGAATCTCTCAACGCCGCGCAAGAAGGACTTTCGGTCGATCTCTCTAATGGGTGGTTCGGAAACGAGAGAGTATGACGCCGCTGGTTCTGATGACGACCCACCTCGCTCCATTCCTGCAACTGTTTCCGCAAACCGGGGACTATCTCCCCCTTCTGAGGAATCGTCAGTTTGGTTACCGGTTGTGAACTGGCTGGATGAGCCTACGCTTCTGCCATACATGAGAGCGCTCTCCTATCGGCAAAGTTGCACGCAATTGAGCTCGTGCCGCCCAAGCTCTGCTGGCCATGATAGAATTCCTAGCTGACCACAACCTGACCAAAGTACTCTGCGCGCATCGGCGCGACTACCCGACGCACTGTGAGTTACAGATAGTCGCTGCGACAAGCCGCGATCTGTGGGTGGAATCGCACGTAAGATCGTCGGCTGCCGGTCCGTCAAAGAGACCGACGACTAATGATAATGACTGCCAGGTTCCTATCAGCAGATGGGCACCCGGCCCGACGAGGTACCCGCGCAACGACAATTAGAGACCTGCGTGCGAAGTGATCCGTGTTGATTTGCGATGTGCTCTCGATGTCTGCGTGCTCTATCGCAACGCCTGCGTACTGGGCAGCGAAATGTCGTCCGCCACCGGGCGTGCGCAAAAAGACCAACTAATGTGTTCCCGGCACATCACGTTCTAAATAGAATCGACCATCTAGGCAGCATCATTGTCCACGATCGGCGGTGCGGCGGACAAGTAAGCTTCTGCTGATCGCAAGCAGACATGCACAGCATTCCCTCGGACCAAATCGGCCGACGCAGTGGCTACCTGCTTTGCACTATGCTCTTCGGACTCCATCATGACAGGCACTTCGATCTACTTAGCGCTGCGGGAGGCGCGGTTCGCCTTCTAACGAAAGGGCGGACCTTGGAGACGAGTGATTTGTGAGCGACGGCTACTGTACCGACATACCATAGCCGCGCACAACCATCACCAGGCAATGCTTACCCTTCAGCTCGCTCGATCTTGCTATTCGATGTTTAATCGAGATCCTTCTGGCGCGCCGTCCTCATCACCAGTTCACCTGATCAAAATTCCACCTTTCCTCACCTATATCTCACCTGCCGCAACACGACGAGTGTGTTCGCTCACGCCGCTTCAGGTACGGCTGAAGTGTGAGTCTGGCAGTTGGCCGGGCAAACCCTGGCGCATGCACCGCAGCCAATGCAGGCGCCTTGATCATTCAGAACCATAATCTTCTTTTCGATCTCATCGTCCTCGTCGTCATCGAGCTCGACAAGTTCGCCCTCCTGGCTGCTTCCTTTCAACGTCATGACATCTCGACCGCACACCTTGAAACAGCGGCCACAGCCGATGCACTTCTTTGGATCGATCGAGATCAGGTATTGTGGCGTCCAGTCGCGTCCGTCTCGTGTTTGAAACGACATGCATTGCCCCTTTAAGTCTTTTCAAGCGCCTTCAAGTCGAGGCCCTTGCGCTCAAGTTCGGCATAGGCATCGTACGCCTTCTGCGCCACCAACATGATCGAATTCCAGTTGATGGGCAATTCTTCGGAAAGGTCGTGCAGATCCATCTTCGCCTGTATTGCCTTGGCGGATACTTTCCTTAGTTCGGCCTTTAGTGTTTCACGATCGCTCATGAGTATCCCCAATAGTTCGCCACCTGAGGAAATTTCCGAATTAGGTCGATTCCGTCGCTGACATATTTGTCGCCCTCCTGCGCGAGCTTTACGAAACTATCAAATCCAAAGCGATGCACATCGCGCAGCTGCTTGTTCACGGCGATCAGCCGGCCTGAGATAAGCACCATGCGGCCGAAGCCTTCATGATGCAGATCCAGAATCGGCTGGATCATCCCGCCGGTCTCCCTCTCGATCGAGAGCGCGACCGCATCGAAGAACAGCTTAAGCCGCCACAGTGTATCGGGATCGGGATCACCGATAATCGGCAATGCGCGCCTTTTCTGCTTGTCCAAGATATATGGTTCGAGCAGGTCAAGATCACTCTTTGCCTCCCAGGCTCCGTTGGTATCCTGAGCACGCCAAATCTTGATCAACTCCTTGAGGAATGGCGCGTCGACGGCGCTGCCCTGCTGCTCTATTTTAGCGGTCATATCACCTCATTCGTCGAACTTGAACGTACGCCGTCGGTCCTTTGCCATGGCCTTGCGTAGCCAGGGGGGTGGCGTGCCGTTCAATACGCGCTCGAGTTTTTCGAGCAACACCAGAATGCTTTCTGGTTTGTTCACCTTGATAGGATGAACCTTGTTGGCCACCACTCGCGCAGCCCCGGCACCGCCGATGGCGGCGACGTAAAGAATCGCGCAATCCTTGATCGCCTCGATCTTTGGCGCCAACTTATCGTCGTTGCCGTCTTCCTTAAGGTCGCCCTCAAACTCAATCGCTTTGAGAAACACGTGCCCGCCAGGCGCGACGTCGTAGATTGCGATATTCTTTGCCCAACCAAAATGGGCATCGACCCGACTCATGTCCTGAGTGGCAAACGCGACCTTCATGCAACCGACCTCCCAGCCGCGCCGGTGGAGCTGCGATACCCCGAGCATCGTGGCAGACCGGCCGCAGTCCGCCATCTATCGGGTGTAGGCTGATCGTTTTCCTCGCGGTGCGCGATCACGAGGTTGGCGATTTCAAAGATCAGATTGCGGGTACCACGATAGCCCACGGATAGTTGGTGTCCCGCCCCAAGTCGATCGAACATCGGAAAACCCGTGCGATAGAACGGCAATTTCAGCCGAGCCGCCGCTTGTCTGCCATGCGAATGCGTGATCAGCAGGTCGCAATGGTGTGTTTTGGCAAGCCCTTCCAGATCCTCGAGATCGCCAATGAGTACCTCCTTGGCCTTGATCCGCCCGATCACCTCCGACTGAGTGGTCGTCACGGCCGCTGTCACCTGCGCGCCCATGTCGTGCAGCATGCCGGACACATCGAACAGAAGGTCTGGCTCAGCGCCGATAGCAACTTTGCGACCGCCAATATGGAAATGCGCGTCCAGCATTGCATCGGCGAGCTGACCGCGCTGCCGCCGATATTTCAAGGGTATGGGGCGGCCGCTGATCTCGCTCAAGAACGTCATGAATTCGTCGTTTGGACAGAGACCACACAGCCGCTCGAAGATACGAAAAGGCACGCCGGTCTTGACCTGCATGACCTCTGCCGCACGCTGCATCTGCGCCCCGATTGCAATCGTCCATCCGGCGCGGCCCATGCTCTCAATTTCGTCGACGCCGATGCCGCCGATGGTCGTTGGCGTAAACTCATCGGGGATATGTCCATCGAGCGATCCTGCTACGTCAGGGAGGAAGGACGGGCACAACCCGAAATCTTCCAGTATGACACGGAGTTCATCAATGTCGCCGGGCGTGAGGTGACATCCCGGCAGAACATTCACTTTCAATGGGTCCCGCAGTCCATTGGCGCCGGGCCCTTCCACCAGCACCTCTACAATGCGTGCCACAGCCTTCCCCCAGCCGTCCTGGAACGCGCCCTTGAAATCAGGCGTCGAGACATACACCAGTGGCAACTTTGCGAGTTGGGGATGCTTGCAACGGATTAGCTTGAGGTAGGCATCCACATCGTCGCCGTTGGTCTCGGTGACACCGGTCGAGCAGATTCCGATGATTTTTGGCTTGGTACGGTTGTAGATGTTCAGTATCGCCTGCTCGAGATTCTCATAACCGCCGAGTACGGTCGCGACCTCGCTCATCGCGGTGGTCTGCAGCGGTACTGCCTCTTTGAAATGCCGGACGAAAAGCGTGAGCCCGAAGGATGTGCATCCCTGGGAGCCGTGCAGAAGCGGCATCGCCCCGCGCAGCCCCATGAAGGCGAATGCGCCGCCGATCGGCTGACTCATCTTCAGCGGGTTGACAGCGCAGGCTTTCGTCGGCGCCGTGACGATGGCCATGACGCCTCCCTATTCTGCGGCCTGTCGCATGACAGATGGGTCGGACACCAAGATACCTTCGATGCGTCTCCGGCAGCAGCCTCCGACCGCATTGGTATGCTCTCTCACTGCTGCGACGCTGCTCAGGCCGTGCGCGTAGATTGCATCCTCAATCGTGCCTAAATCGACCGCGTTGCACACGCAGATCTTCCTCGCGCGGCGCGCGGCTTCGGCGAGCGCCGGATCGCACGCGATCGCGGCCACCGGCGATGGCATCTGCTCCATCGCCTTGGCCAATGCCTCCCATGGGGCCGGTCGACGTAGCTGCTCCCACATCGGACTGGAGAGCGACTTATCGATCTCCTCCACCAGCTTGACCATTCCGACATAGCCCATATAGGCGTGGCAACGCTCCTGGTTGATATCGAGCCAGGGCATCGCCGCTTTCAGCGCGACGAACTGCGACTTGCCGCCCGACAGCATGATGTCCGCTTTTGCGTCCTTCAACATCTTATACATTTCGCGCGGAGTCATGTCCTCAATCATGTAGGCATCCCGCCCCATGAGCTCCTTGATGCGCTCCTTGTCATTCCTGGTTGATTTCTTGACGCTGGTCCCGACTAACTCAAGCCCAGCTTCCTGGAGTGCCGCAACGATCGACCATGACTTGACGCCGCCGGTAATCAACAACGCCCTCTTGCCTTCAAATCGTGGCTTGTACGGCCCTATCGCAGCCCGGACCCACGCTTCCTCGCGCGCGATCACCACTTCAGTTCGCCCGAGCAGATCTGCAGGCGCGCCCCGCTCAACCAATAAGCGCGCAAGCTGACGCAGCGATTCGCTCGAATCTTGAATACCGTAGAACGACCCCTCGAAGAAAGGAATCCCGTAGCGTTGCTCCATCTTGCGTGCGACGTTGATCATGGACTTTGAGCACACCAACATCGCCGCCCGCGCGCGATGGGATGAAGCGACTTCGCGATACTTGCCATCGCCGGAGATGCAGGAGAGAATCCGTATCCCAAGTTCGTCTAGCAATGGCTTCACTTGCCAGAGCTCTCCCGAAAGGTTGTATTCCCCGATCAGGTTGATATCGCACGGGGTGGTGTAGTCCGGCTCTTGCGTCCCGATCACATGGTCGAGCAATGCTTCGCCGGCGAGCTTGTTACCGAGGTTCTTCGAGCCGACGAAGCCCGGGGAATTGATCGGGATCACCGGCTTTGCGAACCTTTGCGATGCTGCCTTACAAACTGCGTTGATGTCGTCGCCGATCATCGCCGGGATGCAGGTTTGATAGACGAAGATGGCGGGCGGGTCGCACTTGTCGATGATCTCCTTGATCGCTTTACAGAGCCGCTTCTCGCCTCCGAATACAATATCGGTTTCGCTCAAATCTGTTGTGAACGAGGTGCGCCACAGATTCGAGCCTGATGACGCCGCGCCGCGATTGTCCCAGGAATTCCCTTCGCACGCGATCGGACCATGCACCAAGTGAGCGACATCGGTGAACGGCTGCAGCGCAACCTTGGCGCCATCGAAAGCACAGCCACCAGCAGCGCTACCCGGCAGCAGTTGTTTGGTGCAGCCGTTCTTGCGGTCAGCCTCCGACTTACTGCCGTTTTTGGCGCAGCCCGGCTCGTCAAAAATCTTCTGGACCGTGGCCGCTAGTGAAGTCATCCCTTTTCCTCTCAGCGCAAACTAATTGCATGGTCAACGGTCGTGTGCTTGTGCCATCGCCGAGTTATTGGGCGATGGCACGCGCCACGGTCGCTCATCAACGAATGATGTCGAAGCTGTAGTCAGTTTTGCCAAGAACGTTTGTCTTCTTGTCCATCTCATCGAAGATCTTGTCCAGGATCTTCACCAGCACATTCAGGCCGCCCTGATAGCCCCATAGGGGGGAGCGGTGATGGTGATGCCGATCAAAAACCGGAAAGCCGATGCGGATCAGTGGCGTTCCAGTGTCGCGCTCCAGATACTTGCCGTAGGTGTTGCCAATCAGAAAATCGACTGGCTCAGTGAACAGGAGTGAGCGCATGTGCCAGAGGTCTCGGCCCGGATAGGCTTGGCAGCCCTGCCCAAATGGCGAGCTTGCAAGCAGCACCTGCATTTTTTCGTGCCATGCCTTGCTGCCATTCGTGGACAGCACATGGGTCGGTTCGGCGCCGAGCTCGAGCAGAAACGCAGTCAACCCATAGCAAAGATCCGGATCGCCATAAATCGCGAACTTCTTGCCATGGATATGCGCGCTGGAGTCAGCGATGGCGTCGACCAGGCGGCCACGTTCTCGCGCGAGTTGCTCGGGAATCTCCTTGCCGCTGATGCGTGACAGCGCCACGATAAAGTCATCCGTTGCGGATATGCCCACCGGGTAGTTGAAGGATACGACGTCCTGGCCATGCTCAGCCACGAATGGCAGTGTTTTTTCGGTGCACCACTGCTGCATGGAAATCGTCGCCTTGGCGTGAACCGCGTTGGCCGCATCTTCCAGCGTCGTGCCTCCGTCATACATCCGGAATTCGCCGTCTGTCGGAGTATCGAAGACTTCGGAATTATCCGCGAGAATCGTGTGCTGGATGCCCATCAACGCCAAGATGCGCTTGATCTCGCGAAGGTTCCCGACGGTATAGCCATCGAACCCACCAATGATGTTGATCGCCCCGTTCTGCTTGCGCTCCAGCTTCGGCGCTGTTCCGGCCTTACCGTCCCAAAAATGCTCCAGAATGCCCTTGAGCGCATTGTCATAACCGGTGACGTGGCTGCCGACGAACGCCGGCGTATGGGCGAATGGCACGTCGAAGTCTGCCGGCACCGAGCCTTTTTCTTTCGACGTCTTAATGAAGGCGTTGAGGTCATCGCCAATCACCTCGGCCATGCAGGTCGTCGAGACCGCAATCATCTTGGGTTTGTACATGTTGTAGCTGTTCGCGAGCCCGTCGGTCATG is a genomic window of Bradyrhizobium sp. CB1717 containing:
- a CDS encoding NifX-associated nitrogen fixation protein codes for the protein MTAKIEQQGSAVDAPFLKELIKIWRAQDTNGAWEAKSDLDLLEPYILDKQKRRALPIIGDPDPDTLWRLKLFFDAVALSIERETGGMIQPILDLHHEGFGRMVLISGRLIAVNKQLRDVHRFGFDSFVKLAQEGDKYVSDGIDLIRKFPQVANYWGYS
- the nifN gene encoding nitrogenase iron-molybdenum cofactor biosynthesis protein NifN, coding for MAIVTAPTKACAVNPLKMSQPIGGAFAFMGLRGAMPLLHGSQGCTSFGLTLFVRHFKEAVPLQTTAMSEVATVLGGYENLEQAILNIYNRTKPKIIGICSTGVTETNGDDVDAYLKLIRCKHPQLAKLPLVYVSTPDFKGAFQDGWGKAVARIVEVLVEGPGANGLRDPLKVNVLPGCHLTPGDIDELRVILEDFGLCPSFLPDVAGSLDGHIPDEFTPTTIGGIGVDEIESMGRAGWTIAIGAQMQRAAEVMQVKTGVPFRIFERLCGLCPNDEFMTFLSEISGRPIPLKYRRQRGQLADAMLDAHFHIGGRKVAIGAEPDLLFDVSGMLHDMGAQVTAAVTTTQSEVIGRIKAKEVLIGDLEDLEGLAKTHHCDLLITHSHGRQAAARLKLPFYRTGFPMFDRLGAGHQLSVGYRGTRNLIFEIANLVIAHREENDQPTPDRWRTAAGLPRCSGYRSSTGAAGRSVA
- the nifK gene encoding nitrogenase molybdenum-iron protein subunit beta; amino-acid sequence: MAQSAEHVLDHLELFRGPEYQQMLAKKKIFENPRDPAEVERIKEWTKTAEYREKNFAREALAVNPAKACQPLGAVFASVGFEGTLPFVHGSQGCVAYYRSHLSRHFKEPSSCVSSSMTEDAAVFGGLNNMTDGLANSYNMYKPKMIAVSTTCMAEVIGDDLNAFIKTSKEKGSVPADFDVPFAHTPAFVGSHVTGYDNALKGILEHFWDGKAGTAPKLERKQNGAINIIGGFDGYTVGNLREIKRILALMGIQHTILADNSEVFDTPTDGEFRMYDGGTTLEDAANAVHAKATISMQQWCTEKTLPFVAEHGQDVVSFNYPVGISATDDFIVALSRISGKEIPEQLARERGRLVDAIADSSAHIHGKKFAIYGDPDLCYGLTAFLLELGAEPTHVLSTNGSKAWHEKMQVLLASSPFGQGCQAYPGRDLWHMRSLLFTEPVDFLIGNTYGKYLERDTGTPLIRIGFPVFDRHHHHRSPLWGYQGGLNVLVKILDKIFDEMDKKTNVLGKTDYSFDIIR
- the nifX gene encoding nitrogen fixation protein NifX; the encoded protein is MKVAFATQDMSRVDAHFGWAKNIAIYDVAPGGHVFLKAIEFEGDLKEDGNDDKLAPKIEAIKDCAILYVAAIGGAGAARVVANKVHPIKVNKPESILVLLEKLERVLNGTPPPWLRKAMAKDRRRTFKFDE
- a CDS encoding CCE_0567 family metalloprotein, producing the protein MSDRETLKAELRKVSAKAIQAKMDLHDLSEELPINWNSIMLVAQKAYDAYAELERKGLDLKALEKT
- the fdxB gene encoding ferredoxin III, nif-specific, whose protein sequence is MSFQTRDGRDWTPQYLISIDPKKCIGCGRCFKVCGRDVMTLKGSSQEGELVELDDDEDDEIEKKIMVLNDQGACIGCGACARVCPANCQTHTSAVPEAA
- the nifE gene encoding nitrogenase iron-molybdenum cofactor biosynthesis protein NifE codes for the protein MTSLAATVQKIFDEPGCAKNGSKSEADRKNGCTKQLLPGSAAGGCAFDGAKVALQPFTDVAHLVHGPIACEGNSWDNRGAASSGSNLWRTSFTTDLSETDIVFGGEKRLCKAIKEIIDKCDPPAIFVYQTCIPAMIGDDINAVCKAASQRFAKPVIPINSPGFVGSKNLGNKLAGEALLDHVIGTQEPDYTTPCDINLIGEYNLSGELWQVKPLLDELGIRILSCISGDGKYREVASSHRARAAMLVCSKSMINVARKMEQRYGIPFFEGSFYGIQDSSESLRQLARLLVERGAPADLLGRTEVVIAREEAWVRAAIGPYKPRFEGKRALLITGGVKSWSIVAALQEAGLELVGTSVKKSTRNDKERIKELMGRDAYMIEDMTPREMYKMLKDAKADIMLSGGKSQFVALKAAMPWLDINQERCHAYMGYVGMVKLVEEIDKSLSSPMWEQLRRPAPWEALAKAMEQMPSPVAAIACDPALAEAARRARKICVCNAVDLGTIEDAIYAHGLSSVAAVREHTNAVGGCCRRRIEGILVSDPSVMRQAAE
- a CDS encoding Rieske 2Fe-2S domain-containing protein is translated as MKPNPIYAICNFKDIPSRQAMGFHLMIVDDDGNHQPWSIIVVRWGKKVLGYANKCPHSGVNLDWERNEFLDPYGIRLMCGKHGSTFELGTGRCVEGPCQGGALTPIALAVLDDDICVVGVHLVEDDASANN
- a CDS encoding host specificity protein gives rise to the protein MRNDIRYIAANPEEYSDFVSQKAERTATVAGSYANTYDDPNKPARFYSYQLGHEIVGLLRAGGPALIKGDQFQQQFGRNDITSVVDLRVTHPLVENAGDILLEHQLREDGDHPLILSRPALAGMEPRLADMGFVHVGRNHWVLDPHQRPDVWAKNENDEWQRVGKPTKYLSEDGGSNVGPQRSYQTDSSDDDPSFYLERALTEMHME